GCATCGGGCGAGCCGAGCCATCTCGTCATCACCAGCTCGATGGTCGCGATCGTGCCGCCGCCGATCTCGGTCGCCTATATCAGCTCCAAATATGCAACGCTCGGCATCGCGATGGCGCTGCGCAACGAACTCGCCGAGACCTGCGTCGACATTTCGGTGCTGATGCCGGGCATGTCGGCGACGCGGATCGTCGAGACAACGCGCGATCTCCGCCCGGTCGAGGTCGAAGTCGGCAAGGCCGCGGCCACGAGCCAGGCGATGCAGGGCGTCCTCGCGGGCGGCATGTCGCCGGACCGGATCGGCGCGCGCGTCGTGCAGGCGATCGAAAATGGAGATTACTGGATCTTCACCCACCCCGAATGGAAGGCGATGGCCGAACTGGTGACGCAGGACATGCTGGCGTCCTTCGGTCCCTCGGCTGATCCCGCGTACAAGGGCGACGATATCGACGGGCTGATCGCGGCCAACGGCGGCCGCATGTTCGGCGCGAAATCTTGAGGAGCAGACATATGGCAGAACAGGACGACATCCGCGCGATGGCGCAGCGTTTCTTCGAC
The Sphingopyxis macrogoltabida genome window above contains:
- a CDS encoding SDR family NAD(P)-dependent oxidoreductase, translating into MTDVAGKTAFITGGASGLGLATAKALAAKGAAVILADIDGAGAEAAAADLSRGGANALGLQLDVTSEESWAAAGAKARDFGPVRILFSNAGVGGGSGPFEQYDTDVWRWNYAVNAHAHLYACRTFLGEMKASGEPSHLVITSSMVAIVPPPISVAYISSKYATLGIAMALRNELAETCVDISVLMPGMSATRIVETTRDLRPVEVEVGKAAATSQAMQGVLAGGMSPDRIGARVVQAIENGDYWIFTHPEWKAMAELVTQDMLASFGPSADPAYKGDDIDGLIAANGGRMFGAKS